The DNA window TGTGGGTTTTCTACTCTGAAGTTTTGTTGTTCTTTCCGAAAGTGACTTCCtcatttaagaaatgaaagtCTCTTCATGTGGGAGATGTAAGGTTTAGAACATTTTGTTGCTTTGTTATTGACCATTCACTCTCTCCCTCTGGAGGGGGgcttttgaaattgatgtcttAGGCTGTTTTTGTGTCCTTCTCttgaaacttttcttttggggACGGTGATGGGAATTTTGGCCCTAAGATTACTAATAAAAATCCTATTACTTATTGAAAGAGAGAAGGGATAAAACACCGTGCATTTGGTACTTACTTCTTCCATAGTTCattattgaatttgattcaGTGCACGCAAAGGCATCTATCTTGTATTGTTACTTTTCGTATACATGGAATGATTTTTCTTATGTTGTTGTTACCCTTAAAGGTATCCACATGTCGATAAGAATCACCtgataaaacttttgaagCAATTGATGCTTAACAAGGCCCCTCCATCTAGGGGTATGAGTGGTGCAATTGCTCCAAATGCAGCGGACGTACCTACGTTATTGGGAACGGGCACATTTTCACTTCTGAGCTGTAAGTGATATTTGCTTGCACATTGTCCTTGTCAAACTGTTATTATGTTATGCTGTGTACAGGAATTATTGGATACCATTAGTGAAGTGTATTTAGGTTATTATACCAACGATGCATTCTTATACTGTGTTTGGTCACTGTCCAATTAGTTACGTGGAAGTTTTAGACTTACTattctgttttttgttttgtggaGCTACTGctgtccatttattttatatggaaAATTCTTGATTCCCAGATGATAAAAATGATGGAGTTGGCAAACCAAGTGGTCCCCCATCCCACATGCGTTGGCCTCATATGAAAGCTGATTCTGTTCGTGGATTAAGTTTGAGAGAAATTGGAGGTGGTTTCTCCCGACATCAACGTGCTCCTTCTGTGCGTGCAGCATGTTATGCAATTGCTAAGCCATCAACAATGGTGCAGAAAATGCAAAACATAAAGAGGCTACGAGGGCATCGTAATGCTGTTTATTGTGGTAACTTTTTATCATAAGGAAAATGAGCTACAGTTTAATTTCTTTGCTACTTGATTTTTCTCCTTAGTGTGAATGTCTGAGATAGCTTATTTACATCTCGTTTAATCTCATGAGAATTTGCCTCATTTGACCACATGCCATCAGGAATCtacaaaatattcaatattcaATATCCTGTATTGCTGGTTACTAAACTTGCACCAAGACCTCAGAAATGTTTGGTTTACAACTTTTCAGCTCTCTCTTTAATCATTAACCAAACACTGGTGACTAGTTGGAAGTTTGGTCGAAAGCTTTCAACCTGAGAATCATGAAAATCAGGGgtggaggagaacgaaacaccctttataagggtggggaaatctttccctagcagacgcgttttaaaaatcttgagagcaagcccaaaaaggaaagcccaaagagaacaatatctgctagcagtgggcttgagccgttacaaatggtattagagccagacactgggcaatgtgccagcgaggaggttgttccctgaATGGGGGTTAGAcgcgaggcagtgtgccaataaggggtggatttggtgagggtcccacatcgattggagaaaggaacgagtgccagcgaggacgttgggccctgaagggaggtggattatgagatcccacatcggttggggagaagaacgaaacaccctttataagggtgtggaaacctttccctagcagacgcgttttaaaaaccttgagggtaaacccgaaaaggaaagcccaaagaggacatttgctagcggtggacttgggccgttacacttTCTCTCTTTGAGATTGGCAATCAGATGGGTGCTATTCCTGGTTAAAAGTGTAGAGCTATGAGACTGTTTAAGAACCACCTCACACCATTTATCAAATCTGAGATTGATAACTTCTTCTGGAGCCATGGTTCTTTCAAGTGAAGTTACTAACATGTGGAGGAATGGGTAGCTTTACAATTCtcccataaattaaaaaacgtATCGTCAGAAGTAATAGAACTCACAAGCCTTTCAGGACCTAGCTGGAAAGTCTTCTTGACGAATACAACTAAAGACCTATATAAGGTAAAGAAGACAACAGCAAGCTAATTGTTGATGAAAAGGTTGAAACAAAAGCTCTAATGATATATTTGATATGCAGTAATGGAGAAGGAACTAGTTTTGATCGTGCTACGTTGGAGCCCTTTTCTTTAGTTTGTCTCCTTCttgggttttgtttatttatttatttttatatttggcatgcctctgtttctctctctggTGGCTTGAGGATCAGTGATCTTTTTCCAAACAAAAACTTGTCTTCCATGTTCAATGGAGTTGCTGTTTTGCCATGGGGAACATTTCCGTTCGGATAAAAGTTACTGTGGCCACCTAGTGATTAGTGTCCCGATGTTCATGGtgttaaactttcaaaaagcTATAGGAGGGGAGGACATCTGGATTATAGAAGTCctcattatttataaaattcctttgaagttgaaaaatgacctcaatatcaaattttgggaGGATACTTAGCTTGGAAGTACCTTattgtctctctcttttccaGTAGTGTATCGTATTATGCTATTGTTAAAGTATTGATACAGGACTAAATTTACTATGACCCATCCACTTGAGTTTTTTGGGTTTAGTGATGACTTAAGATGGTATAAGAAGCAGGAGATCTTGTGTTCGAACCCTATAAAATCATTTCCTTTATTGATTCACTTGTTAGGTTTTCTAAAAGCacaaaaagaaccaaaaacatCCCATAGTTCAAAGAGAGGAGGACGAGTTATTCATCAAGTCCATGAGTGAGTGGGAGtgtaaaagtttttttttggaacaAGAGACAAAACATTTTATTGTACAAGAGGAGTGTAAAAGTATTGATATAGGACTCAATTTATCATAACCCATCAACTTAAGCTTTTTGGTTTTGTGGTGATTCAACAACTACCTCTGCAACTCTACTCTCTTTCAACACCATAGCCCAAATCTGAAAGAgtaaaaaattcaagattGACTCTCTCTCTGCTACATTGAAGGTATCTCTATCTTGGATGCTAATAGGGAAATCCCCATGGAACTCCTGAAACTTACCAAGCATATAAGTGAAAGAGCTACCTGCAAGGTTAGTCACAACTCCATTCTTAGTTTGGAATGACTGATGAGATGGAAGCACAGCAACATTAACGGGACACTAATCACTAGGTGTCAAGTACCATCAAATCTAGAATCAAGTAACATCAAAAGCATGAAACTCCTATCTCGAGGCCCACTGGATTTTTAGCTTGAAAAcccttttgggttttgatTGTGGAGAAGAGACCGATCCAATGCCCACTCATGGAAGCACCAACCTGATCTTCATTCAAGATTGTCAAATCTGGAGGTGCAAGTCCCTGCGAAGTCTATCTTTGATCTGAGCTTGAGTAATATATCAGTTCcctacaaaaaaatttaacattaagGAAATTAGTTATAGGAGAGAATGACGCTAACATTGTGTATACAGTTTCTACTAATGAGGTTCTGAGCGTATAATTGAGATGGTAATCAACTAACTTTCAATtgcttctttcatttgttctaaaaaaaagtttggttATTCATAAAGAAACGGCTCTCAGTTGCTTCCCCCCGCATATTATTTTATCTCCTCAGGGTCGATTAAAATACCCACAAATACCATCCCATCCACCTGAGCCAACCACTGGTTCATATTATTTCCTTGCTTAGGCAAtgattcatttttcatttcacttTTGACAGCAAGTTTTGATCGCATGGGAAGGTATGTTATAACTGGTTCAGATGATCGCCTTGTAAAGATTTGGTCAATGGAAACTGCATATTGCTTGGCAAGCTGCCGAGGACATGAGGtgtgatttaattttttggagTAGAATACTGGCAGATTTCAGAATTTCTTGAATAGAGTGTGCTTATATGTTGCtgtattttgttcttcaaaaggGTGATATCACTGACCTTGCTGTAAGTTCTAACAATGCTGTGGTGGCGTCATCttcaaatgattttgttaTTCGTGTTGTAAGTTCACTTTGCTGACAGATTCATTTCTGTTTACTTTTATATTGTGGAAAACCAACCTTTACTTGTTTTCCCTTGTGGTTTATTACAGTGGCGTTTGCCTGATGGGCTGCCAATTTCAGTCTTACGAGGACATACTGGTGCTGTTACTGCAATTGCCTTTAGTCCCAGAGCTGCCTATCAGCTTCTTTCGTAAGGCTGATTCCTTTTCACCATTTAGCTTAGTCGatgaagttttgtttttcctttttattgttttttttacaaacAAGAAGCAGACTTTCTCTCCGGATGACACATGTAGGACCATTGTCCAATGACATAAGcatcaattttcaaatgtCATGGCTTTCATAACTTTAACACAAAAGATGTGGGGCTGCTGTCTTTTTTTTGAGAGACAGATGCATAAACTTTATGATTCATTTTGGATGGAGCCATTATGAGGAAATTCATATCTGcaactttattttgattcatGGAAATTGATAGCCAATGCTTTCCTCTTGTGATGTAGATTGTATCTACTCTGTGTTTCATATGGAAAGTAgtccaaattttgttttgcttGTACCGCTCAGGTTCCCTTATGAAGAACTTGTTAGATGCAATGTTGTATTTTATTTGTCTTAACACAATTTTTGCATATAACCActagaaaatgaaacatgtgCGCGTTTCGTATGAAATCACTCTGTAAGCTTTCTCTATTTCATGCAGATCGTCAGATGATGGAACGTGTAGGTTATGGGATGCTCGGAGCTCTTCTCAGAATGCTCCTCGTATTTATGTTCCAAGGCCTTTGGACTCTGTGACTGGTTGGCtgattttttgttattattgatATCATTGATATCTTGTTTGCCTAACACTTATTTGCAATATTTTTTTCGCTGCAGCAAGAAATGGTGGCTCTTCTGCGAGTACTCTTCCTCAGAGTCATCAAATATTTTGCTGTGCATTTAATGCTTGTGGCACTATTTTTGTTACTGGTAGTTCTGACACTCTAGCAAGGGTAAGATTACTAGTTTTCTTCAAATAGTATCTTCACCCTCTTTAAGCCCTTGAATGATTTTCATGCGTAGCTTTTAAACTTTGAAGCAAGGATAAGTTCCTATAGGCAAAGCAGGTATGGTTTATTAACTAATCTTCATATGATCTTTTACCAAGCAGGTTTGGAGTGCCTGTAAAGGAAACAATGATAACCCAGACCAACCAAACCACGAGATTGATGTGTTAGCTGGCCATGAGAATGATGTCAATTATGTGCAATTCAGGTCAGATCCTCTTATTCTATAGGttcttatatattattaaaagctTCAAGCTAATCTACTCTTGCTATATTTCTGCAGTGGATGTGCCGTAGCATCAAGATTTACAACTACTGACATTGTGAAGGAAGACAATGTTCACAAGTTCAAAAACTCCTGGTGTGTGTTGTTACATCTGGTGGGAAAAATGTTTAGAGCTAGAGGATATAACTGTTTAGAGGACGCTATTGTCAATGACTGCTGATAGTTTCATCTGCTTTttgcttattttatttttcaacgcctattatatttgatttgaattttttccgTCCAAGtctcttttcaaatttttttgtagTCCTATTTAAGGTTTTGGTACTTCCAAGTTTGCTCAGCATGCTTGGTCAAAAGTACTTCTCTGAGTTACATATGTAGGCCATAAAATATctcattatatatattgtttgcTTTTACATGagcatttttcatttcattctcatTCGGTGCATTATTGGGTCAAAACCACTCATTTCTTCACTTAATTGGTGGAGAGTCTATTGAGAGACCATTGGTATCCATATTCATGTCAAGTAAAGTAAAAGATGGATTGTGCATATTTCCTTTGTTATCGAGCATTTTTATTCTAAGTTAGTTCCTTTATGTGGTTCCAGGTTCACTTATGACAACATAGTTACTTGTTCTCGTGATGGCAGTGCAATTATTTGGGTTCCAAGGTCACGGAGGTCACATGTAAGTTTTTACGTTACTCCTTACTTTTATTGCTGTTTTCCTACTTAATGTGAGGGAAAGAGGTTCTTGTAACTTTCTATTATGGATCTACTAAAACATAGTTTTTATACCTCTCTGATATTTAATGTACAttgctttcaattttttgtttcaggGGAAGGTAGGTCGCTGGACCCGTGCATACCATTTAAAAGTGCCTCCTCCACCCATGCCCCCACAACCTGCCCGAGGCGGCCCTCGTCAGAGGATTCTTCCTACCCCTCGTGGTGTAAATATGATAATTTGGAGCCTAGATAATCGTTTTGTCTTAGCAGCTATAATGGGTCAGCTTTTTCTCTACCTCATTATCAAAGATATAGATACTGTAGAATACCTTTTTGAAGTCTCTTTTGTTACCTACTCGaagcttgaaagaaaatattgattgTAAATATGACATATCCCTGGTTTCATTTCTCACTTTAAGTTTTAACATCGGCATGAGTAGAAAAAGATATCAGAAagatatttaattcaaatatcaaaatttatattaaaaaaatcattattgtaatctgttttttttaataagaaacaatCATTAGGgtaatcttttaattattctttataatgCAATATAAAACATCTAAGCATGTGATCTCTTTGGGTGTATTTTCTCCTATGGTTTCTGTAATTTTCTCCAAGTACCCTCCATAGTTTTTTAGATCTCTCTCGTACACACACACACGAAATGTACCTCCATAGTTTTCTAGATCTCTCTTGTGcacacacacaaaatgcatgttCACACCatggttttaaatttctctctACATGTCGATATGTTCATCTACATTTCCATCCATTTATATTATACCTTAGAGGccgaatattttttttgaagaagaaataatcatttcattgatcatatgagaatacaaaaataagAGGAGTCCCTAAACCCTAAGAAATTACAATGAGAGGAGTCCGTAGATGTCgacatttaaaactttaatgcACATGCACATGCACGTATTTGTACAAATTTTGATGACTCTATCTTGTGGGAGAATAAACAATATTGCTGTCAGTGCAATCTCAGTTTTTTTAATCATCAATGATGGATTACTTCATTTTCatggttaatttttttgtagTAAGACTGCTGGACGTCTGTGTAAAAAATTCTTAGGAACTCAAACAGTTTAGTAAACTTTAGGAGCATAAGTTATAAATTTCTCAACCTAAGTAGTTTTTCCTATGTGGTACAGATTGTAGAATTTGTGTTTGGAATGCCTCTGATGGCAGCTTAGTGCACTCTTTGACGGGTCATACTGAATCTGTAagtggtttatttatttgcaattttttttgttttacatGTTCACATGATATTTCTCCTTTAGAAAGTTTAGGACTGGCTTTTATGAAGTCCTATCTAGTCATAGTACCATAAAGATACTTCCTTATTTCATCCTTGCATTTTTGTCATTACAACATTTCAAGTATTTTCTATTGTCTAGGGTTTTATGGAAATCGTTAACTGGTGGAACTAGTGTggatgaaattatttaaaaaattgtgagaaAGAGGAGTTACATTTTAGCTGGAGCTAAACCAATCAAGGCTTCATTGTTTTAGTTACTCCAGtgttgaaaaaaatgttgatttgGGTGATTTTGTTGCCACATGATTTGTTAGATATGAtaaagaagaaggatgaaacTAAAGATCAGAgcgttttgttcttttgtgtgtgtgtgtgtgtgtgtgtgtgtgtaggGTGGGGTTGCTTCGAGGGGTGTGAATTATTTGCAGAAAATTGTATGTCAAGAACAGTTCAGCATATTATGACTTAAGGATCATCAGTATACTTATGTTTCAGGCTCTCAGACTGACTTTCgtgtaatttttgtttcagGTTTGGACATGgacttaaatttatattttatgactAATTTAATCAGAAGATATTTTGGTTAAGACTGGCCTGTATAACTAACCTTCAGAAGATTGGGACAAATAACGAGGAACTATCTTTCCCAAACTAAATAATGCAATACTTCACACTAATTATGTAGCAAATTGGATTGCTAATATATCCCTCTcatgaaatgaagaaaagaagagtaaagccatactaaaataatattagcaGCTTCtatcttttgaaaatatgtcaTTCATTGCTTAATGCATTATGAGGCCTAAGATATCCACTTTGTAGTTGTAAGTTCTGATAAGATTGCTTTATATCTCTGACAGACGTATGTACTCGATGTTCATCCTTTTAATCCAAGGATTGCTATGAGTGCTGGATACGATGGAAAAACAATAGTTTGGGATGTGAGTTTTTGGGTTCCTTTCAGTTTTTTGTTGAAGTTTCTATTTGTTACTTTTTCACCAGGACTTTCGTTTCATATGATGTTACTTGATTCTAGATTTGGGAAGGCACGCCAATTCGGATATATGAAATTTCTCATTTCAAACTGGTTGATGGGAAGTTTTCTTCGTAAGTTCATATTGCAAGTTGCCAAATTGATCCTCATATACTTGATTTATCTCTGTTTTAGTGTTTTCACATTTGCGAAAGCATTTTCTCTCGTGAAATGATATGGTTTGGTAGTTTTTATGTACTTATGTTTGAGAGGTTAGAATGCATTCCTGGAAGAAATCTGCATACTGGCATGATGTGCATCTTGTTATTTTTCATCAATGTAGGTGATGTTTAATGTTTTTTCATAGTTGTATCAATGTGTGGGACAGTTGATAAACGGATGTGGAAATTATGATGTGGGTAAAAGCAGTATCTTTTCAATgcatgatttgttttttttttttttaaagagaaatTACGAAGTGTCCCGTAacccttattttttaaaacaatctCTTACAAAgctctaatttttaaaagttttattatattatttttcataatactATACTTTTTCGtgtacaaaataattatttacatttGTTTATTATGCATTTAAAGAaggtttagttttttttttttttttctttctttttccgcTTTTCTTTAATGGTGTTTCATGTTCTAAGCTTCAATGGCTATAGCACTTTAATGTGcttcatacttttttttaaaaaaaaaaaactttgggGGAGAACTTTTGATCACTTAGGGGCCTGATTGAGTGGGTTGCTATGAAGGATTGGATTATTGGATACCCAAGGTACCATTGAGATTTGTGTTGTTTGGATGATTCCATGGTCTTTGCTTTGCAATCAGCTGTATGAAGTGTTTATTTCTTGATATTGAAGGTTGGAAATTTCAAGATGCTTTGGTGGATGTAATGAATCTAGAAGTTATGATTGAGTGGTGCAGGATGATGATATTTAAAAGGCTCGGCAATCTTAGTCAAGTATTGGGCTGtagaaattcaatattttcctATGGCTATAATTGTCGTGTAATTGGTTCATCATAGTGATCATAATGTTATTGAGCTGATTGTGTATAAATGGATTAGTTCTGTTCTTCATATTGAGATGATTTCAATGCGAGGGATTACTTTTTTACCATGTATCCCTCATGCATGCTTATACTATAGTGTCTTAGTTTTGTCTCTGTTTTGTAGAGACGGGACATCAATTATACTTTCAGATGATGTTGGGCAGCTATATATATTAAGCACCGGGCAGGGAGAATCCCAACAGGATGCCAAGTATGATCAGGTACTTGagttcattaatattttgtcGATCTCTGCTTTGCTTCCTTCATGATCATATGTTTTGCTAATGTTTCTAATACTGATTGTCTTGCCCTTACTGCAGTTCTTTCTTGGTGACTATCGCCCACTTATTCAGGATCCTTTCGGCAATGTAGTTGACCAAGTAAGAAAACTATGTATGATATGTTGTTATTAAACATGTAATGAAGTGATATCTGCTGCTGGCCTGTGATAACCTGGTTCATCAAATtatagtttcttttcttttctgttgttttttacttctattttatttcttatgattgagccaaTATTGGATTCAGGAAACCCAACTCAGTACTTACAGACGGAATTTGCAAGATCTCCTTTCTGACTCAGGTTTCCCTCTACTCCAACTGATGTTGGTATATGGTTTCAGCTtgttattaattcattttgtgTTTGCTGCTTGTGTGATGAAAAATTATAGGCATGATACCTTATCCAGAACCTTATCAGACTGCATATCAGCAAAGACGTTTAGGTGCTATGGGTCTTGAGTGGCGTCCCTCTTCTCTAAAACTTTCTACTGGGCCTGACTTCAATCTCGACCCAGATTACCAATTGCTGCCATTGGCAGACTTGGACATGTTGATTGAACCATTGCCTGAGATTGTGGATGCAATGGATTGGGGACCAGAAAATGAAGTACAAAGCGATGATACTGATTCGGAATATAACGTCACCGAGGATTACTCTACTGGTGGGGAGCAAAGAAGCCTAAATTCGAACTGCTCAACGGATTCAGAATGCAGCTCCGATGACACAGGGATTGACGATGGTCTTCGAAggtcaaaaaggaaaaaacagaaAGCATACGTGAGTATTGTTATCTTCTTCCCATGAATCCTTCTCTTcgctttaaatatattaatttccaTCAATTAagttccatttccatttttaaatatttttcctcTGAAATAGAACTCTTTCTTTCCACGTATATTTCAGATGGAGGTCATGACTTCTTCAGGAAGGCGtgttaaaagaagaaatatggATGAGTATGAAGGTGATACTGTTAGGAATTCCAGAAATCGGAAGTCAAAATCTGGCCATAGAGCATCCAAAAAGAAATCAGCATCTAAGTCATTAAGACCTCAAAGAGCGGCTGCACGTAATGCTCGCAACTGGATATCATCGTTTAAGGGAAAATGTACAGATGGAGAAGATGAATATGAGTCGGGAGGTGATTGCTCAGAAAGTGAATCTACATTAGAAGATTCAGACATTGAGAGTGATGAATATGAAAGGTCATTGCAAAACAGAAATAAACattcaaaagggaaagaagtATTCCTTGATGAAGCTGAGTTGATTACAAAACCTCTCGACATTCCTGAATCTCGTGTAGATTCTGGAAACAGAAAGAAGTTGATCCTTAAATTCTCCCTTAAGAATCCAAATAAGGTTGATCCTCCTTCAAACACAACACTTACTTGCACCAACATGGCTGATGTGGCTAGCTCATCATCAAGATCACCAAAGGAAGTTATTGAAACCAGTCAGAATCTTATGAGATCCGAGAGACAATTTGGAAATACTGATGGACATTCTGATCTGACTGAGGTCTACACAAATGGGAACATAAGATGGGGAGGGTCCAAGGTTCGATCGTCCAAGCGCATAAGATTAGATGCATATGCATTATCTAGTCCATTTCGCAATGGCGAtcataat is part of the Cucurbita pepo subsp. pepo cultivar mu-cu-16 chromosome LG03, ASM280686v2, whole genome shotgun sequence genome and encodes:
- the LOC111790339 gene encoding bromodomain and WD repeat-containing protein 1-like isoform X1 translates to MTNMALRKFVCGATPSINLKHSSFPAKVHEQAQFEEPETNQTLEPDVEIDPREVYFLIMHFLSSGPCRRTCGLLWDELFENQLLPRRYHAWYSRNGMHSGHENDDGLSFPLSYQHLVERYPHVDKNHLIKLLKQLMLNKAPPSRGMSGAIAPNAADVPTLLGTGTFSLLSYDKNDGVGKPSGPPSHMRWPHMKADSVRGLSLREIGGGFSRHQRAPSVRAACYAIAKPSTMVQKMQNIKRLRGHRNAVYCASFDRMGRYVITGSDDRLVKIWSMETAYCLASCRGHEGDITDLAVSSNNAVVASSSNDFVIRVWRLPDGLPISVLRGHTGAVTAIAFSPRAAYQLLSSSDDGTCRLWDARSSSQNAPRIYVPRPLDSVTARNGGSSASTLPQSHQIFCCAFNACGTIFVTGSSDTLARVWSACKGNNDNPDQPNHEIDVLAGHENDVNYVQFSGCAVASRFTTTDIVKEDNVHKFKNSWFTYDNIVTCSRDGSAIIWVPRSRRSHGKVGRWTRAYHLKVPPPPMPPQPARGGPRQRILPTPRGVNMIIWSLDNRFVLAAIMDCRICVWNASDGSLVHSLTGHTESTYVLDVHPFNPRIAMSAGYDGKTIVWDIWEGTPIRIYEISHFKLVDGKFSSDGTSIILSDDVGQLYILSTGQGESQQDAKYDQFFLGDYRPLIQDPFGNVVDQETQLSTYRRNLQDLLSDSGMIPYPEPYQTAYQQRRLGAMGLEWRPSSLKLSTGPDFNLDPDYQLLPLADLDMLIEPLPEIVDAMDWGPENEVQSDDTDSEYNVTEDYSTGGEQRSLNSNCSTDSECSSDDTGIDDGLRRSKRKKQKAYMEVMTSSGRRVKRRNMDEYEGDTVRNSRNRKSKSGHRASKKKSASKSLRPQRAAARNARNWISSFKGKCTDGEDEYESGGDCSESESTLEDSDIESDEYERSLQNRNKHSKGKEVFLDEAELITKPLDIPESRVDSGNRKKLILKFSLKNPNKVDPPSNTTLTCTNMADVASSSSRSPKEVIETSQNLMRSERQFGNTDGHSDLTEVYTNGNIRWGGSKVRSSKRIRLDAYALSSPFRNGDHNENENTVHEYLERENHFGAPSPHSKIQNYCADETHAVSLTNLKDDDDNASGHSPEMVNGGELKCVSNSKSCDDHDDSNNLNFMFSSDATTSIQYGTPAPEKTENIAPMCTKIRLKSSSLDPEHSLKHKIESLDENSKNDEYYTVSGSPRRLNGLQDTVMNEAFSDLRNDCPQDMDTAMDEKPISTLCNSSELQAVETNKMYTAVYRRSKSNKGKSNLESNGCDSGEHALGNIGLSAEANNHKSMLRKTRSLRFKDSYDPNNVCDDLKSDEDQELEQKSRRSGNSPANRSHIPSEEWGSSSRMTVGSRSTRNRRGSLTQDLNPVDRRKSVQYARKGSWLMMPAHEGGSRYIPQLGDEVAYLRQGHQEYIDHCCANYCHTKDMGPWTATRGTIRAVEFCKVVELVYSTSAGSGDSCCKMLLKFIDPASSVYLQSFKLTLPELTSFPDFLVERTRFEAAMQRNWTFRDKCKVWWKNDVGVDGSWWDGRIVSVQPKSSEFPESPWERYTIKYRSDPAEPHLHSPWELYDIVTQWEQPRIDDENKAKLSTAFDQLMSAPMQGRYGIQDLMLLSRKTQFKNRFPVPLCLEIIQERLQNDYYRNLEALKHDFMVMLSNYESFVAKNEDMSKKIRRLSDWFNRNISPL
- the LOC111790339 gene encoding bromodomain and WD repeat-containing protein 1-like isoform X2, which encodes MTNMALRKFVCGATPSINLKHSSFPAKVHEQAQFEEPETNQTLEPDVEIDPREVYFLIMHFLSSGPCRRTCGLLWDELFENQLLPRRYHAWYSRNGMHSGHENDDGLSFPLSYQHLVERYPHVDKNHLIKLLKQLMLNKAPPSRGMSGAIAPNAADVPTLLGTGTFSLLSYDKNDGVGKPSGPPSHMRWPHMKADSVRGLSLREIGGGFSRHQRAPSVRAACYAIAKPSTMVQKMQNIKRLRGHRNAVYCASFDRMGRYVITGSDDRLVKIWSMETAYCLASCRGHEGDITDLAVSSNNAVVASSSNDFVIRVWRLPDGLPISVLRGHTGAVTAIAFSPRAAYQLLSSSDDGTCRLWDARSSSQNAPRIYVPRPLDSVTARNGGSSASTLPQSHQIFCCAFNACGTIFVTGSSDTLARVWSACKGNNDNPDQPNHEIDVLAGHENDVNYVQFSGCAVASRFTTTDIVKEDNVHKFKNSWFTYDNIVTCSRDGSAIIWVPRSRRSHGKVGRWTRAYHLKVPPPPMPPQPARGGPRQRILPTPRGVNMIIWSLDNRFVLAAIMDCRICVWNASDGSLVHSLTGHTESTYVLDVHPFNPRIAMSAGYDGKTIVWDIWEGTPIRIYEISHFKLVDGKFSSDGTSIILSDDVGQLYILSTGQGESQQDAKYDQFFLGDYRPLIQDPFGNVVDQETQLSTYRRNLQDLLSDSGMIPYPEPYQTAYQQRRLGAMGLEWRPSSLKLSTGPDFNLDPDYQLLPLADLDMLIEPLPEIVDAMDWGPENEVQSDDTDSEYNVTEDYSTGGEQRSLNSNCSTDSECSSDDTGIDDGLRRSKRKKQKAYMEVMTSSGRRVKRRNMDEYEGDTVRNSRNRKSKSGHRASKKKSASKSLRPQRAAARNARNWISSFKGKCTDGEDEYESGGDCSESESTLEDSDIESDEYERSLQNRNKHSKGKEVFLDEAELITKPLDIPESRVDSGNRKKLILKFSLKNPNKVDPPSNTTLTCTNMADVASSSSRSPKEVIETSQNLMRSERQFGNTDGHSDLTEVYTNGNIRWGGSKVRSSKRIRLDAYALSSPFRNGDHNENENTVHEYLERENHFGAPSPHSKIQNYCADETHAVSLTNLKDDDDNASGHSPEMVNGDATTSIQYGTPAPEKTENIAPMCTKIRLKSSSLDPEHSLKHKIESLDENSKNDEYYTVSGSPRRLNGLQDTVMNEAFSDLRNDCPQDMDTAMDEKPISTLCNSSELQAVETNKMYTAVYRRSKSNKGKSNLESNGCDSGEHALGNIGLSAEANNHKSMLRKTRSLRFKDSYDPNNVCDDLKSDEDQELEQKSRRSGNSPANRSHIPSEEWGSSSRMTVGSRSTRNRRGSLTQDLNPVDRRKSVQYARKGSWLMMPAHEGGSRYIPQLGDEVAYLRQGHQEYIDHCCANYCHTKDMGPWTATRGTIRAVEFCKVVELVYSTSAGSGDSCCKMLLKFIDPASSVYLQSFKLTLPELTSFPDFLVERTRFEAAMQRNWTFRDKCKVWWKNDVGVDGSWWDGRIVSVQPKSSEFPESPWERYTIKYRSDPAEPHLHSPWELYDIVTQWEQPRIDDENKAKLSTAFDQLMSAPMQGRYGIQDLMLLSRKTQFKNRFPVPLCLEIIQERLQNDYYRNLEALKHDFMVMLSNYESFVAKNEDMSKKIRRLSDWFNRNISPL